The sequence CAAGCGTGTGGGCGATGTGCCGCTGGTGGCGATTGGCGGGCTGAACCCCGAGCGGCTTCCCGGCGTGTTTGCAGCGGGGGCAGACAGTGCTGCCGTGGTGACGGACATCACTCTGAACCCCGATCCGGAAGCGCGCACCCGCGAATGGCTGGCAGCCACTGCGCAATGGCGGTGAGCATGGCGCATGTCCTGGTGATTGCCGGTTCGGATTCGTCTGGCGGCGCGGGCATCGCGCGCGACATTGAGACCATTTCGGCTATTGGTCTGAAGACCTGCCTCGCCGTGACGGCGGTGACCGTGCAGACGCATCACGAGGTGGAGCGCGTCGAGCTCTGCGACCCCGATCTGGTGGAAGCACAGATGCGCGCCGCCCTTTCGGCAAACGCGGTCGCGGCCATCAAGATCGGTATGCTCGGAAGCCGCGAGACAGTCGCGCGCGTTGCGGAGGTTTTGCTCGACCATGCGGCGATACCAGTGGTGCTCGATCCGGTGGTCGCATCCTCATCCGGGAGGGCGCTTCTTTCGGACGATGCCATTGCCGTGATGCGGGAAAGCCTGATGCCGCTTTGCAGCCTCGTCACGCCCAACCTGCCTGAGCTCGCACTCCTTTCAGGTGGGAGCGAGGCAGATGAACACCAGCAGGCACGCGATCTGCTTGGCAGCGGTGTGAAGGCGCTGCTCGTGAAAGGCGGGCATGCAGAGGGGCCGCGCGCCACGGACACGCTGTATCAGGCGGGAGAGCCGCCATTGCGGTTCGAGAGCCCGCGCCTGCCGGGCGCGATGCGCGGCACCGGCTGCATGTTGGCAAGCGCCATCGCTGCCGGCCTTGCCCGGGGCGATGGGCTGGAGGCCAGCGTGCGCGCGGCAAAAACCCATTTGTCCGAACGCTGGATTCCCAGCTGAGACCAGATCAGACGACTTCTGTCAGCTTGACTGCCCGGCCTTCCTTCACCGAAAGCAGCGCCGCATCGGCCAGTGCCAGCGCGCGCAGACCGTCCTCGCCCGAGGGTGACGCCGGCTTGCCTTCGACAATGGCGGCGATGAAGCGCGCAATCTCGGCGGCATAGGCCTCCGTGTAGCGTGTCATGAAGAAATCATGCAGCGGCGGGCGGGTAAAACCCTGCGCATTGGCGATCTCTATGGAAACGGGTCGCTGGTTTTCCGCCGCGATTGCGCCCGCAGCACCCAGCACCTCGATCCGCTGGTCATAGCCATAGGTCGCGCGGCGCGAATTGGAAATGCTGCATTGCCGCCCGGATGCAGTCGTGAGGATGACGGACACGCTATCGAAATCACCCGCCTCGCCAATCGCCGGATCAACCAGGACCGAAGCGGTGGCAAACACCGTTTCGGGCTCCTCGCCCAGCAGGAAACGCGCCATGTCGAAATCGTGGATTGTCATGTCACGCAGGATGCCACCCGATGATTTTATATAGCTGATGGGCGGCGGACCAGGATCGCGCGAGGTGATTTGCACCATCTCAACATGGCCGATCTGGCCTTCGTCGATGGCGGCGCGCACGGCAGCGAAATGCGGATCGAAGCGACGGTTGAAACCCACCATGAGCACGGCACCGGTTTCCTTCACCACGCCAAGGCACTGTTTTACGCGGGCAAGATCGAGATCGATGGGCTTTTCGCAGAAAACCGCCTTACCGGCACGTGCAAAGCGCTCGATCAAATCCGCATGCGTATCGGTCGGCGTGCAGATGACGACGGCGTCAATGCTCCTGTCGGCCTCAATGTCTTCAATGCTGTGAACCGCGCATCCATAGGCATTGGCCACAGCCTGTGCGGCCTCTGCAAAGGCATCAGCGACGGCGACAAGCTGCGCCTCCGCATTGCCGGCAATCGCCTTTGCATGGACCTTGCCGATGCGCCCGGCACCAAGAAGCGCGAAATTTACGGTCATGTAGGGTCTTTCTGTCTGGAATTTGGATGTTTTTGTCTCAGATGTAGCTGGCGTTCTCGTGCACGCCGGTCTGCACGCCAGTGATCAGCGAAACCACCTCGTTTCCATCCGTCTTGTCAGCCTCCAGCATGCCGGCGATGCGACCGCGCCGGAACACCCAGATCTTGTCGACGAGGTTGAAAACCTGCCTGAGATTGTGGCTGACGAGGATCAGGGGTATGCCGCGCTTCTTCAAGCCACGGATGATGTTTTCCACCTGCGTCGTTTCCTGCACGCCAAGGGCTGCCGTGGGCTCGTCCATGAGGATCAGCTTCGAGGCAAAGCTCGCAGCGCGGCTGATGGCGACACACTGGCGCTGACCACCGGACATGTTGGCGATGG comes from Nitratireductor kimnyeongensis and encodes:
- the iolG gene encoding inositol 2-dehydrogenase, whose amino-acid sequence is MTVNFALLGAGRIGKVHAKAIAGNAEAQLVAVADAFAEAAQAVANAYGCAVHSIEDIEADRSIDAVVICTPTDTHADLIERFARAGKAVFCEKPIDLDLARVKQCLGVVKETGAVLMVGFNRRFDPHFAAVRAAIDEGQIGHVEMVQITSRDPGPPPISYIKSSGGILRDMTIHDFDMARFLLGEEPETVFATASVLVDPAIGEAGDFDSVSVILTTASGRQCSISNSRRATYGYDQRIEVLGAAGAIAAENQRPVSIEIANAQGFTRPPLHDFFMTRYTEAYAAEIARFIAAIVEGKPASPSGEDGLRALALADAALLSVKEGRAVKLTEVV
- a CDS encoding hydroxymethylpyrimidine/phosphomethylpyrimidine kinase, translated to MAHVLVIAGSDSSGGAGIARDIETISAIGLKTCLAVTAVTVQTHHEVERVELCDPDLVEAQMRAALSANAVAAIKIGMLGSRETVARVAEVLLDHAAIPVVLDPVVASSSGRALLSDDAIAVMRESLMPLCSLVTPNLPELALLSGGSEADEHQQARDLLGSGVKALLVKGGHAEGPRATDTLYQAGEPPLRFESPRLPGAMRGTGCMLASAIAAGLARGDGLEASVRAAKTHLSERWIPS